The Balneola sp. DNA segment TTTTGCGGCTGAAATTCATGATGCAGGGGAAAAGACTTTTTTCGGGAGGACAGGGAACTACGATTATAACGACGTAATCGATATCATTTTTGAAGAAAGAGAACAGGAAATAGCGGAATACATCTGCACAAAGATCTATAAGTTTTTTGTGTACGAAACACCAAATGAGGCTATCGTTTCAGAGCTTGCACAATTACTTATCAACGAGAATTTTGAAATTGAACCAGTTGTTCGGACGCTTCTGAAAAGCGAGCATTTTTTTGATGATGAGATTATGGGTGCAATGATTAAAAGCCCAATCGAATTAATGTTAGGTTTACAGATTGAGGTTGGGGAAGGTCTTAACGAGGATTTATTAAGCTGGCAGCCATGGCAATTGTTGAACTTGGGGCAATTCCTGTTCAGTCCGGTAAATGTGGCTGGCTGGCCCGGTCATAGAGCCTGGATCTCGACTACAACGCTTCCTTTTAGATGGCAGTATTCAGCTATACACGCCTATGCCGCAAGTATTGATCCGGTTTCAATTGCAAAGGCGATGAGTAACCCAAATGATCCATATCAATTGGTGGAAGACTTAGCCGAGTATATGCTGGCTGTAGATTTGCCGCAAGCTGATAAAGATGCACTGCCTGGAGTATTACTTGGTGGTATCCCCGATTATGAATGGAGTGTAGATGCAGGTGGAGCCAAATGGCGAATCCTGAGTTTGATGTCCCATATCCGTCAACTTCCAGCGTACCAGCTAAAGTAGGAGAGAACAAATGAAACGAATAAAAGGAAGTGCATTATCAGACGGAATTCATCATCATGAGCACCATGACTTATGTAGTCGTCGAGATTTTATTAGAAAATTAGGATTGTTCACAGCGGGTAGTTCATTTGTATTAGGTAGTACTCCCGTTCAGGCTCTTCAAAGCTCCTCTTTATTTAGAAAACTGGCAGGTCTGGAAACCAATAGGGTACTTGTTTTAATCCAGTTGGATGGTGGTAATGATGGATTAAATACCATTGTGCCCATCGAAAACGATATTTACTACAATGCACGTGAAGATCTGGCTATTTCAAAAAATAGCACGGTAACCCTTACTGATACGGCAGGTATGCACCCTTCGATGTCTCCTCTTGAGAGTCTATGGAATGAAGGAAAAATGGGGGTCATACAGAACGTAGGTTATCCTAGTGGCGACTTATCTCATTTCAGATCAACTGATATCTGGCTTACAGGAAGTAGCCATGATGAATATTTAGAAACAGGCTGGATGGGAAGGCATCTGGATCAGCAATTCCCGGATTTCCAGGAAAATCCAACGGAGTATCCTCTGGCGGTACAGATAGGCGGTGCTTCTTCTTTATTATTTAAAGGCTCTTCATTGGATATGGGTATGACTCTGAATGATGTAGAAGTTTTGGAATATTTGTTAGAAAATGGAGAAATCTATCCAACCGAAGGAATGCCTGACACTATTTATGGTGATGAAATGAGGTATATGCGCATAATGGCGAATAACTCATTTAGGTATGCTGATACTATTAAAACTGCCTATGACTCAACTTCTAATCAGGTTGAGTTTAATGATCAGGAGTTAGGAAGAAGTCTCTCTATTGTTTCTCGATTAATTAAGGGCAATTTAGGGAGTAAAATTTTTCTTGTAAGCCTTGGAGGTTTTGATACCCATGCCAATCAATTAGAAGATCATTCAAATCTTTTATCAGAATTAAGTAATGCCATTAAGGATTTTTATGATGATCTAAATGCCGATGGACGTTCGGAAGAGGTCTTAATTGCTACATTTTCTGAGTTTGGAAGAAGAGTTCACAAGAACGGAGCTGCGGGAACGGATCATGGTACAGCTGCTCCACTATTAGTGTTCGGGGATAATATTGAAGGAGGAATCATTGGATCTGATCCTAAACTTAACAACTCTGACTTAGATGAATTCGGAAATATGGTTCATGAGTACGATTTCCGTCAGGTATATGCCACATTACTTAATGATTGGTTTCAATTAGAGGAATCCCAAACAGAAGAAACCATGGGAGATAGTTTTGAAAGGGTTCCTTTTCTAAAAACAGGTAATTCAGTTAATAACGAAAGTGGTTTATCTCCATTCAAATTTCAGCTTCAGCAAAATTACCCCAACCCTTTTAATCCGAAAACCACCATTTCGTTTACACTTCAAAGTACTCAGCCAGTAAAGCTAGAGGTATATGATATTCAGGGGCGTGTGGTGCAAACTCTTGTTGAAGGAACAATTTCTGCGGGAGAACACAGGGTGCGCTTTGATGCTTCAAATCTTTCCAGCGGAACCTACTTGTACCGCCTGTATGCAGGGAATGAAATACAAACCAAAAGTATGACACTTATCAAGTGAGAAGGCTATTCAGTGGTATCGTCCCCTTCATCAACCATGCTCCATCCTAATTCTTCAGCTTCATCCAGGAACTGCTTGTTGATTAGCGCCTGGTATACGATTCCGGTAGGACATGAGCAAGCTAAACAAACCCCATGTACAACTTCCCTGGAATCGAGAACTGGGATTTGATTCTCTTCTAGCTGAACAACAGCTTCCTTTAGGGATGCAAAATCGGGAAAGATACACTGCCTTTCAGCACTAGCTATTCCGATCCAGATACTTTCCTCCAGCTCCTGTTCATTTAAAAAACCAGAACAACTTGAGAGGAATAATAGCATGAAAAAGAAATATCTCATGAGCGATTTAAATAAATGGCACTAAGTTATTATATAATAATTGGGAAAGTGACTTACCAATAACCATTAACAAATAACTATCATGTTAGTGAATAACCAATGGGCTGTAATTTATTGTACTCTATGTATTCGTTGCACCTAACGATGTGGCTAACACATTATTTGCTGTCAATAGTACTTTCTATTCTTACATCATTTAAAAGCGTACGATGTACCGGACATTTTTTTGAGATTTCCAACAATTTGTCTAGTTGTTTATCATCAAGCTCGCCTTTAATAATCAGTTCTTTTTCAATCACGTCTATTTTTGAAGAAGGGTCTTCACAGCTCTTGCAATC contains these protein-coding regions:
- a CDS encoding DUF1501 domain-containing protein, with the protein product MKRIKGSALSDGIHHHEHHDLCSRRDFIRKLGLFTAGSSFVLGSTPVQALQSSSLFRKLAGLETNRVLVLIQLDGGNDGLNTIVPIENDIYYNAREDLAISKNSTVTLTDTAGMHPSMSPLESLWNEGKMGVIQNVGYPSGDLSHFRSTDIWLTGSSHDEYLETGWMGRHLDQQFPDFQENPTEYPLAVQIGGASSLLFKGSSLDMGMTLNDVEVLEYLLENGEIYPTEGMPDTIYGDEMRYMRIMANNSFRYADTIKTAYDSTSNQVEFNDQELGRSLSIVSRLIKGNLGSKIFLVSLGGFDTHANQLEDHSNLLSELSNAIKDFYDDLNADGRSEEVLIATFSEFGRRVHKNGAAGTDHGTAAPLLVFGDNIEGGIIGSDPKLNNSDLDEFGNMVHEYDFRQVYATLLNDWFQLEESQTEETMGDSFERVPFLKTGNSVNNESGLSPFKFQLQQNYPNPFNPKTTISFTLQSTQPVKLEVYDIQGRVVQTLVEGTISAGEHRVRFDASNLSSGTYLYRLYAGNEIQTKSMTLIK